The following are encoded together in the Macrobrachium nipponense isolate FS-2020 chromosome 14, ASM1510439v2, whole genome shotgun sequence genome:
- the LOC135226293 gene encoding protein FAM200A-like — MASYVVAYLIAQGKKPHTIVEVLIIPAALAMCRDIPGEKMAHELESIPMSNNTVGRRIHKIPSDILIQLMERVKNVNCALQLDESTDISSSSQLLAFVRYSFNGKLNEDMLFCLALEGKCTGDDIFMALDQKLHELGLSWDRYVGICTGEAGTMLGKNKGLKAKVHNVAPHIRFTHCIIHREALACKAIVPELKAVFDTAVKIVNYIKSRPLNARLFAKTWAQTMKHCCFTQKSDGSLEEKYSHGCIS, encoded by the coding sequence ATGGCATCATATGTGGTTGCATATCTTATTGCTCAGGGAAAAAAGCCTCACACAATAGTGGAAGTGCTTATCATACCTGCTGCACTGGCAATGTGTAGAGATATTCCTGGAGAAAAGATGGCTCACGAACTTGAATCCATACCCATGTCAAACAATACGGTTGGTAGGCGAATTCATAAGATTCCAAGTGACATACTGATTCAGTTGATGGAGAGAGTTAAGAATGTAAATTGTGCTTTACAATTAGATGAATCAACCGACATTTCTAGTTCTTCTCAATTACTTGCATTTGTAAGATATAGCTTCAATGGAAAATTGAATGAAGATATGCTGTTTTGCCTTGCGCTAGAAGGAAAGTGTACAGGAGATGATATTTTCATGGCATTAGATCAAAAACTTCATGAGCTTGGACTTTCTTGGGATCGGTATGTAGGTATATGCACAGGTGAAGCCGGGACAATGTTAGGTAAAAATAAAGGACTAAAAGCAAAGGTACATAATGTGGCTCCTCATATACGTTTTACTCACTGTATTATTCATCGAGAGGCTCTCGCTTGCAAAGCCATTGTTCCCGAACTTAAAGCTGTTTTTGATACAGCTGTCAAAATCGTCAACTACATAAAATCACGCCCTTTGAATGCCAGGTTATTTGCAAAGACATGGGCGCAGACCATGAAGCATTGTTGCTTCACACAGAAATCAGATGGCTCTCTAGAGGAAAAGTATTCACACGGCTGTATCAGCTGA